The genomic interval AAAAAGCTAAAACCAGAATAGGCAGATACATAAACCCAAACATGACCAGGGAGAATAACGCCTGCCAGGAGAGGGGAAGTTTGGAAGAAGGGCGAGGGGGAGGCATGGTGGAGAGGGATGAGGGATGAGGGAGGAAGGAGGAAGGCTTTTAGCCTTTAGCGTTTATCCTTTGCTAAACTCCGGTGGCGCTTCTGTCGCCGTATTTGATCAGGAGGGCGATCGCGATGCTAACTGCCAGAATCATTAACATGCTGAGGGCGGAACCAAAGCCCCAATTCTGAGTTGCACCAAGAAACTGGTTATAAATAAGCCGGGCAGCTGTCATGCTGGAGGCACCCCCCAACAGTTCGGGATCAACAAAGTCTCCCAACCCAGTGATAAATACTAACAGGGAACCAGCGGCAATTCCTGGTAGGGTTTGGGGAACGGTCACCTTCCAGAAAACCTGCTGGGGATTGGCTCCTAAATCAGCCGCTGCTTCCAGCAATCGTTGGTCTAGCTTCTCTAACGAAGCATAAAGAATTAACACCATGTAGGGCAGCAGGCTGTAGCTCATGCCAATAAAAACCGCAGGGGGACGGTTCAGGATGTCCAGGGGAGGCAACCCAAAGCTTGCTAATAAGCTGTTAAGAACTCCTGTAGGGCGCAGGATGGTGATCCAGGCGTAGGAGCGTAACAGGGAAGATGTCCACAGGGGAAGCACAAATCCTACCAGAACTAAATTTCGCCAGCGTTTAGGAACAATTAGGGCAATCCAGTAGGCAACTGGAAAACCTAAAATCAGACAAATTATTGTGGTGCCGATCGCAAAGATGAGCGATCGAATCATCACCTGGAGATAAATCGGCTGAAAAATCAGAGCATAGTTCTCCAGACTAGAAGGATTAACCACTTCTCCTGGGCGAATGCCTGGAACCAGGCTCAACTCAAAAATCAGCAGCGTGGGAATCACCAGCAACAGCCCCAACCAAACCCCTGCGGGTCCTAGTAAGGCGAGGGGTTCAAGCCAGCGGGGGAGTTCAATTGGAGGATTTTGAGATTTAGGAGTAGTAGAAGCCTGGGCCATGGTGAATCGGGGGTTAGGTGTCAGGTGTCAGGGGCTAGGGACTGGGGTACAGTTGTTAGTCACCAGTTGTCAGTTGCCAGTCGTTGATTTAATTCAAAATTTATAACTTAAAACTCATAACTCTCTTACTCCTCACTCCTCATCCCTTTTAGCTGCTTGTCAGCTGGGTCCAGAACTTATCGTAAAGCTCGGTAATGGTCTGGTTGACCGGCGCGATTCCTTCTGATTTTTCCAGGAGGGATTCCGGTGGGAAAAGGGTGGGGTTATCCCGCAGAGGAGCGGGAAGCTGGTCGTAGGCAGCCTTATTTGGGGTGGCAAAAAGCAACCTCTGGGTCACCTGAGCCGCTACGGCTGGTTGCAGCATGTAGTTGATCCAGGCATAGGCGGCATCCGGATTAGGAGCAGTTTTAGGAATCACCATCGTATCGCTCCAGAGAGAGGTGCCACTCTCTGGAATTACATACTTGAATTTGGCATCCTGCTGGGCAACCAGCATGGCATCAACGGAGTAGCCCATTGATAGCAATAAATCCCCAGCGACAAGCTGATCACGCCATGCGTCAGTTGTGAAGGTGGCGATCGCAGGTTTCAAAAGGGTCAATTTTTCGTATGCCTGGCGAATTTCCTGGGGGTCGGTGGAGTTGTAGGAATGCCCCAAAGATTTTAATACCCCTCCCATCACCTCCCTCACATCATTGAGTAAGGTAAATCGGCGAGAAAGCTGGCTCTGATTGTTCCACAGATAACTCCAATCTTGCGGTGAGGGGCTTAACTTCTCACTGTTATAGATAAAGCCGGTGGTGCCCCAACTAACCGGGATACTGTAGAGATTGCCAGAATCATGCACAGATTTTTGAAATTTTGGCAGGATGTTCTCCAACCCCATCAGGCGGGAATGGTCAAGTGACTGCAACAGCTTCATTTGAACCATCTTGGTCACACTATAGTCGGAAGGATAGATCACACTATAAATCCTCCCCTTGCCCGCCTGAAACGTCGCTAACATCGTTTCATTAGAGTCAAAAATATCCGCAATTACCTTAATCCCGGTTTGGGCTGTGAATCCCTCCAACAAAGCATCATCCACATAGTTTGACCAGGTATAGATGTGTAGCTGATCTCCGGTAACGGGTTTTTTTTGAACGGGATGCACCTCTGCCAGAGTCCAACCGCAGCCTGAAAGGGACAACCCTGACAGTGCCGCTGCTGAAGCCTGCAAAAACCTGCGTCGGGATAGGGGGGAAGAAGGGGGAAGAGGGGCAGACACGGGGGGCAAAGGATAAGGGATAAAGGATGAAGGATAAAAAAGAGGGATGAGGGATGAGGGATGAGGAATTGTAAATTAGGAGTTTTGGAGGGGGGGTAGGGGCGTTGGGTGTTGGATGTTGGGTGTGGTACCTACCACCTACCACGTACCACCTACCACCTCTTTCTAAACAGGAATTGCCAGACAATCATTGAATGCCCAGGAGACATAGATTGGAGTGTGCGCATCAGGGAGCTGATCGGTCGCATTCGGTTGCATGACGGTCAGCCGATCGCCGGAGTCTAGCTCTACCAGGCAATGGACATGGGTCCCCAGGTACATGATGTTCAACAAACGCCCTGCAAACCAGTTGACATAGTCTGCTGGCTGAGAGAGGCTAACCTGAATTTTTTCTGGACGTACACAAACCACAATTAACCCGGAAAGGGTGTTGCCAGATTCAGGGGGTTTCACCTTCATCTTGAGTCCCCTTTCGGTGGTGACCCACAGCATTTCCGGGTGCGTCCCCTCCACTTTGCCGGAGAATAGGTTGGTGTCTCCAATGAAATCTGCCACAAAAGAGGTGAGGGGTTGCTCGTAGATTCGATTGGGGGTGTCGATTTGTTCAACTTTGCCCTGGTTCATCACGGCGATGCGATCGGAGAGGCTGAGAGCTTCTTCCTGGTCATGGGTCACCATGACAAAGGTTAGACCCAACTCCCGGTGCAAGTTCGACAGTTCCACCTGCATTTCCTTTCGGAGCTTCAAATCCAACGCGCCCAGCGGTTCATCCAACAGCAAGACGGCTGGACGATTCACCAACGCCCGCGCCAGAGCAACCCGCTGTTGTTGCCCACCAGAGAGTTGGGCCGGAAACCGATTGGCAAAAGCTTCCATTTTGACCAGCTTCAGCGCTTCTTTGACGCGATCTTCTATTTCTGCCCGACCTCGTTTCTTGAGGCGCAACCCAAAGGCAATATTTTCACTCACCGTTAGATGATTGAACAGGGCGTAGCTCTGAAATACGGTATTAACTGGACGGCGGTAGGGAGGAACCTGGGTCATCAACTGTCCCCGAATCATGATTTCCCCAGCGGAGGGAGGATCAAATCCGGCAATTAGCCGCAATGTTGTCGTCTTGCCACATCCAGAGGGGCCCAAAATACTAAAAAACTCTCCTTGCAAAATACTGAGGTCAACCCCTCGGACAGCCGCTTCCCCATTAAAAACCTTGAACACCTTGCGGAGTTCAACATCAAACGCCCGTTCGGTTGATATTGAGTGCTGATTTTGAATCGTGGACTGAGACATAAGCGAGGATTCCTATGGCGAGCCTTGATCAGAACCCAACCTTGATGCACGGTTTCTTGCAAACCAGGGTTTAGACTGAAAAGTTGCTTTTCCAAGGGGAAATTCGGCTTCTGCAAGAAATATGATCTTCTGGTAGAGTGGCAAACTGGACATGGTTTATTTTATCCACCTAGTACCCATTCAGGAATGGGAGCAATTTTATCGGATTCAGGCGTCAGGTGTTTGACCCTCCGGTTTCTGTTCAGAAATTAACCCCTGTAACCCTTACCCTGTTACAGAAATCAGGGATCTTTGCTGCGGTTCGGTTCAAGAAAAAACTGTTGAAATAAAAATTTAACCAACGTGTTCGATATCAATGACCGTTACTCAAGATTGGTAAAACAGGTCTGAGGGACTAATCTGGATTTAGGTTTCCCCATTCGTTGCACAAAAGACCATCTTTGGATGTATGACGCCGATTCAGCCTTCTTCTATCTCTCATCAAGCCACGCCACGAACTGTTGGGCGACGGTATCAGTCGCTTGTTGTGATGTTGACGATTTCTCTCCTGTTACTAGGAGGGATTGTTGCCCGGTTGATCCACTTGCAACTGATAGAGGGTGAAAGAAATCGCCAATTAGCAGATAATAATCGCATTCGGCTGATTCCAAAGCAACCAGAAAGAGGCAAGATTCTCGATCGCAAGGGAAAACTCCTGGCGGTGAGTCGTCTTTCCCATTCGGTCTTTCTCTGGCCCCTGGCACGGAAGAAAACGGAGTGGACAACCACGTCAAAACGTCTCTCCCAAATCCTGAATATTCCAGAAACCGATATTCAGAAGCGGTTGGAACAGGCAGGCTATAATTCCCCTTTCCTGATTCGGATTGCCCGTAGCATCAGTCCGGTTCAGGTCACTGCATTGGCTGAATACAGCAACGAACTGGAAGGGGTTCAGGTTGAACCGGAGGCAGTGCGGTATTACCCCAATGGTGACCTGGCAGCCCATATTTTGGGCTATACGGGGGAGATGAGCGATCGGGATCTGGATCAGCACAAAGGCGAAGGATACCGTCTGGGGGATGTCATTGGTCAGATGGGAATTGAGTCTGCCTATGAAAAGTTGCTGCGGGGCGAATGGGGCGGGCAGCAGGTTGAAGTCGATGGGGCAGGGCAGGTTGTCAAAGTTCTGGGACGGAAACCGACCCGGGCTGGACAGGATGTAACTTTAACGCTGGATTTAGATTTGCAAAAGGCAGCAGAAGCAGCCCTGGGCGATCGCAAGGGGGCGATTGTGGCGATCGATCCTAACAATGGCGCAGTTCTGGCAATGGTCAGTCGCCCCGCTTTTGACCCCAATCTGTTTTCTGCTCGCATTAGCGATGCCCAGTGGAAACAATTGCAGAGCGAAGATCATCCCTTTGTGAATCGGGCGCTTCAGGGGTTTCCCCCGGCCAGTACCTTTAAGATTGTGACCACGACCGCAGGATTGGAATCTGGCAAATTTAGCCCTGATACGGTTTTACAGACCTACCCTTCAATTACGGTGGGTGGAATTGAGTTTGGCGACTGGAACCGGGCAGGATTCGGCCCCTTAGACTTTGTCGGTGCGATGGCATGGAGTAGTGATACGTTCTTCTACCAGATCGGGATGGGAGTTGGTGATAAAACGCTGATTCAATGGACTCGTCGCTATGGATTTGGGCATAAAACAGGCATCGAGCTGTCGGGAGAGGAATTTGCTGGCCTTGTGCCTGATGATGCCTGGAAACAAAAACAGCTTGGAGAAGGCTGGTTTCTGGGGGATACGGTCAATATGTCGATCGGACAGGGTTTTTTGCAAACTTCGCCGCTTCAGGTTGCAGTCATGTTTGCGGTGCCTGCCAATGGGGGCTATCGAGTTAAACCACACCTGCTGAAAGATAATGAGAGTTCCCAGAAATGGCGCGAGTCGCTAAATTTGAAACCGGAGACGGTGCGAATTTCACAGCAAGGTTTGCGGGCGGTTGTTTCGGGGGGTACAGGAACCGCAGTCAATAGTCCCAATCTTCCTCTGGTTGCCGGTAAGAGTGGTACAGCAGAAGACTTTGGGCGTAAAACTCACACCTGGTTTGGAGCCTATGCTCCGGCAGATAAGCCTCAGATTGTTGTGGTTGCCTTTGGGGAAAACTCAGGAGGTGGAGGTGGTTCGGTTGCGGCTCCAATGGTGCGTCAGGTTTTGGAAGCCTATTTCAATCCTAAGAAAAAGTCTACGCAACCCGCCGGAGTTGAGCATGTATTAACAGACTAAGGGACTCGATGGGAAATAGCATTCCGCTTTCATCCACCCCTCCACCCCCTTCAATCTGGGATTTCTGTTTGTACGCCCATCCCTGATTAGAAAATCGGGAGTGGGGAATCGGGAGTGGGGTTTTTAACGCCCTTGACTCCATCACTCCCTTTGCCGATCGGATACAAAAATGTGACCGCTTCAATGCGGAACCTCAACCTCAGCATTTAGCCTTTGGCAACCTCAGCATTTGGCTATGGGTCTTCTCTAGTTCTTCCCTACCTGGTTGTTAGTCTCAAATCACTGAGACAGTTTTATCAACCAAGGTACTGACCATGCGTTCTGCGATCGTTCAAACCACTCAAGCAAGAACCAGTCTACTGGCTGCAACTTTTCCACCTGCCCAAAAAGGGAAATGGGTTGCCTACTGGATCAAAATCAATGGCAGGTTGGTCTGCAAGTGGACAACCTGCTGAAAAGGCGATCGCCCGTCCTGGAGAAACCTTTTAACAGGATTTCGACATCAGCACGAACGCAATAGAGGGAAAAGTTAAGGCGATCGTACCCCCAAAACTCCCTAACTTTCCTGAATCGACGGTCACTCAAGCAAACCGTATAAATAGATTATCAAACCAAACAAAGCCCCCACTGAACTCTGCAAAGAAAACCATGCAAGTCACACCAACACACACCAACTCCTCAGTCCTATCGCAGCATAAGACCTGGAAAGAGTTAAACACCAGGTTCAAGAACTTCAAACAAGGCGTTGCTAAAGCTCTTTTGATGGGTAACGCAGATCCTCAAGTACACCAGTTTAGAAGTTGTAGAGACCTGTTTTGGTATACCTTTGATCCACGAACAGGACAAACGATTTATGCCGATTCTGAAGCGGAACTACGGCTTTGGATTGAGCAAAACTACTACGGCAGATAGCCGAAACTAAGCGTTTCCCTATCGCTTCATATATTTTTCACTTCTCGATTCGCCCTACTACCCACTGCTAATCAATCCCAATCCCCCAACGGAGAACTAACCATGCAACTTCGATATCGCGGTCAAGCTTACAACTTCCAATCTATGCCCAATCGCTCTAACCAAATTGCGGGCACCCTGCCTCGGAATCTTCAGTATCGTGGCAATGCTTACACCTTTCATATGGTAGAACCTCAGGGTTTACCTGCACCTCAGGCGATTAACTGGCGTTACGAAGTTCAATAGTTTCGAGACAAGCAACTCTCCTCCTAAGATGGATTACCTGGTAGACCCCCTACCAGGTTTTTTATTTGATACGCTGTTTCCAGATTTTTTTGATGGTACGATCGCCCATGCTCAACTGTTTCGTAATTTCTTGCACCCTCCACTTCTTTGTCTCTTCCCGCTCTGACCCTGGAAGAGATGTTTGTGCCCTTGAGAATTATCACCACCTTAAGGCAGACCCCAAGCTGACCCCCAAACAGTTTTTTGGGGGAAATTCAGCACATCGCTGGACTGCGGTTTTCAAAACCCCCAAGGTCTGTTCTGGCATTGAGGCTTAACATCCATCACAGTATTTAGATCAATTGTCGAACGCTCGATCGAAATGCTCTCAAGGTCGGACTGCGACCAACCGTAAGACTTCGCTCCACACATTCCGAGATTAAATCAACGATCGAAAGACTGGGAAACACTGAACTCGTTGGGGACGGTTGATACTTGCCAGCTTCCAGTACATTGATTTGCAACCTGCCGTTCTCAAATCGCCACAACTCAGCAACACCGAGGGCTGCGTAGGCATCGAGTTGAGTTTTGGAGGTAACATCGACTTCAATTGCTAAATCAGGAGGTGGATCAATACTTAAATCAACTCGTCGCCGCCCGCGCATCAGTTCGTGGTTTTTGATGTAGAAACACTGGTCTGGCTCAATGCCACTTTCCATCACCTCGTTCTTGAACTTAGTTGAGCCAAAACACTCACAATCGACTTCCAGTTCTTCCAGCAAAATTTTGACCATATCGCCGATCAGTCCTTTATCGACTTCGTGCTCCCGTGAGGGCATTCTGATCTCCAAAACGCCCCTGTAATAAGCAATGCGTGCAGCGCGATGGTCGCCTAGCTCTTCCAGAATGGCTTCAAACTTCTCCCAGTTGACATCTCGCACAACGAGGCGCTGTCCAGATGGAACACTAAGTTGTCTTAACTGGAGGGCGACCATAACCGGTGTTCCAAAACTCTTTCCCCATTCTGACACTTCCCTCCCTGGCACCGTTGACTGTTCCCCAAGACCTCGGAGGTTTTCAAAACCTCCGAGGTCTGTACCAAGGATCAACGTTGAAGCGAAAAAATCTGATCCACGGTTAGTTCCCAGGTTGGTATTGCATCAGATTGAAGGCGATTTGTACCTGTGAAAACCCTATCCTCATACTGACCATCGACCCACTGACAAACCGTGATCTGTCGCGTCTCTGGGTCAACAATCCAGTACTCTGCAATGCCCCTGGCGGCATATTCCGTGCGTTTGTGGCGATAATCACGGGCACGATTTGTAGCACCCGGACTTACCACTTCAATCACTATTGCGGGAGGTGGCATATCGCGAGTGAGGGTGTTACGAGTGCTTCCTCGCAACGCCGCTTTCGATTCCTCCGTATGAACCACTAAGTCAGGCAAACGGCATTTAGCTCGCCGTCCACTGACTTCGATTTCAAGATCTTTGTAAGTTAAGAAATCAAACGGAAATATCTTCAGCAATTCAACTAAGTAGGTGGGACTAATTAAATATAAAACTTGCGTAGGTTGGGTTGAGGCACGAAACCCAGCACCTGCATGGGTTACGCTACCGCTAACCCATCCTACGTTTGATTCCACCCAGCTACTTAGCAGCAATCGCGCAATGTCACAGTTTTCTGGACTTTCAGGTGGCATTTCAACTAACACCCCATCGACTAATTCGTAGTGGGTATCTGTGCCATCGTCATAGGCAAGATACTCTTCCATCGTCATCAGTTCTGGGGTTGCAGTCGTCTGGTTCATTGCCTTCCCTTGGAGACGCTATTGATATCATTATCAATCACAGCAGACTGAGTTGAATGTCTTCCGAGACTGATTTGGGTTTGCGGCGGGAGGTTTTGCGGGGAGGGATATCGACATGGGCAACGAACCAGGTGCGGAGTGCCTTTGCCTGTTCCAGGTCGAGGGAATCCAGATCGAGTGGGGATGGAAATAGGCTAAGGTCAGGTGTCTGCGCCCAGCCAACTTCACTGGAAATGAGATCGCTCCCAAACGGCAGCAAATTTTCTGGTAAGCGGGACAAAAACGGCACAATGTTCTCCTGGTTCAGAAATCTTTGTCGTTGCTGCTCTAGCTGTTGTACCCGCTGGCGTCTTGCTTTCTTGTAATTCAGGATGGGGGCAGGATACCCGTTTATCGGTGGGGGAGAACCCAGACATTCGGGTGGGAGGTTTTTCAATTCTGGTATCCAGCGCTTGATAAAGGCACCCTCTGGATCACAGCGATCGACCGCGGATTGTTCCGGGTTATAGATGCGAGTCCAGGTTTTATCGACACAGTGGGTAACACCCGCCTGCATCGCCCACTGGTAATGATCGATCGGACAATCACCATCAATTAAATGGCGCATAAAGTGCAATGCGCCGAACCGCCAATCCATTCCCAGCAAATTGCTCAAGAAACTCGCATAAAGGGCACGACTGCGAAAGTTAAGTTCTTTCCAACCACCAGTTGCCTGTAAACAGCGGGCGGCTGCATCTACAATGGGAAACCCGGTCTGACCCTGCTGCCACGCCTGGTAAAGCGTTTCATCAAAGCCCCAGCCCTCTGTATCGAACACACTGTAAAGGGAACGCAACTCTAGTTGGGGCAAATAGCGGAATCGCTGGGCAAACCCATTTCCCCAACGCAGACGGCTAATCAGTTGTTTACAACTCCGCTGGATTCGCTGGTCGGGCGATCGCTCCAATCGTCGGGCGGTCTGAAAGCATTCCCGAATGGAGATGGCACCGAATTTAATGTGGGGACTCAACCCCGTGGTTGCTTCAGCGCTGGGATAGGAAAGTTGCCAGTAATAGCGATCGCTTTTTTCCATCAAAAACTCTTGCAACAACTGCCGTGCTGCTTGGGTTCCCCCCGGTGGGATGGGCTTGTTATCCGAGTTCAATCCCAATTCTGCCAGGGTGGGTAGCGGTTCGCTGATCACCTCTGAGGGCACCTGCACCCGACCCGGAACGGGCACCGGGTCTGCGCCCATATCGGCATACCAGAGATCCCGATACTGGGGGTAGGGAATCAATTCGGGCGTTGTTGCCGATGGCTCGAACCAGCGAATTTTAAGGTTTTGCTCCGCCAGCTTCTGATTTAAACGAGCATCCCGCACACGCCCATAGATGCGCTCAAAGTCGATGTGGGCGTAGATACCCTCAGCCTGGGTTTCTTGAATCAGGGCAGGCAGCACATCCACCGGATCACCGGAACGGAGAATCAACCGTCCGCCCCGATCGCGCAAGTCTTGGTCTAGCGAACGCAGGCATTCCAGCATAAACGCCACCCTCGACACCGCTGTTTCAGGGTGGTGCAGCAGCGCTCGGTCGAAGACAAACACCGGAATCACAGATCCCCGCAACGCAGCCCGATAAAGCGGCGCGTGATCCGCGATTCGCAAGTCCCGACGAAACCAAACGATCGTGCAGTTCATTGGTTAGCAGGTGGTAGGTGGCAGGTGGTAGGTGGTAGGTGGCAGGTGTCAGATGTCAGGTGTCAGTCATCAATTAATACATATTCACTTTTCACTGATAACTTTTCACTGTTCCCCTATTCTTTATCCTTCATCCTTCATCCTTTATCCTTCATCCCCCATCTCTCATCCTTTCTTCGCGTCCCTTAACAGGCGCTTTACTGCATCCAGCAAATCTGGGGGATGGTACGGTTTTGTGATGTAGGCGTCTGCTCCCTGCTTCATGCCCCAATAGACATCAAATTCTTCGCTCTTGCTGGTACACATGACGACAGGAACGTGTTTTGCCTGGGCGTCATTTTTAATCCAGCGGCAGAGTTCATACCCATTTTTTCGGGGCATGACGATATCGGTTACAACCAAATCTGGGACGTTTGCCTTAATCTTTTCGATCGCTTCTTCGCCATCGACTGCCTCGACCACACTAAAGCCACTTCGTTTTAACTGTTCCGAGAGGAGTTCTCGTACAGTTGGGCTATCGTCAACAATTAGAACTGTACTCATACTCCCGATCGGCTCATCGATAGATACCCAATGATTTCAATTAACGCTGCTAACGATAAAATTGCTGTCTCTGAACGAGATAAACGAGATAGCTTGCTTAGTCTGGTTGTGCGAGGTTTCAGTCAGGGATTTAAGGCGATGCAATGGGTTAGAAGCAGCCGCAAGAAGTGCATATTGGCTTCTGACAGTTATCAATCTAATAACTTCAGGAATCCTATCACCCATCAGGACAACCAGAAAATGAGGTTTTTGCCGACTGACAATTACTTACTCAATTCTGCCCACATCTCATGATTAATTCTGCATTTTGCATTTTTATTCTCTATTTCCAGTTACGGCTGACTTGTTCCAGATGTTCCACTTCTGCCTGGGTCAAATTCCAACCCAGCGCGCCCGCATTTTGTTTTGCCTGGTCTGCTGTTTTTGCCCCAGGAATGGGAATCACACTACCCTGGGCAATGAGCCAATTAAGGGCTACCTGGGCAGGGGTGCGTTGGTATTTGTCCCCAATCTGACGCAGGGCATTAATTACAGGTGCAATTTTTTGTAAACCACGAGCACTAAAGCGGGGATCAATCCGCCGTGCCCCCTGAAGCGAAGGGGTGGAATCCGCAGTATACTTGCCAGTCAGCAACCCCTGTGCCAGCGGACTGTAGGCCAGCAGCGTCACGCCCAATTCACGGGCAGCATCCAGAATTCCCTTGGTTTCAATTTGACGCGTTAATAAGGAATAGCGAACCTGGTTCACAGCAAGAGGGATTCCTCTGGCTGCCAGAAATTTATGTGCCTGCCGCATTTGCTCTGCGGAATAGTTACTGACCCCTACCGTCTCAATTCTGCCTTTTTCTACCTCGTCTGCCAGGGCATTCATTAAGGTTTGTCGCCCGATCAAAAAGTCTAAGGGCCAGTGAACCTGGTAAAGGGCAACTTTGTTGACCTGCAAACGGTTGAGGCTATCGGTTAGTGCATCTGAAACGGCCTGGGCTGAAAATCGCCAGGGGTAGGGAAAATACTTGGTGGCAATTTGGACGGGACGATCGATTTCTTTCATAAACTGTCCCAGTAGCCTTTCGGATTCTCCGGGACCATAAATTTCAGCTGTGTCGAAGAAGTTGATGCCAGCATCTACAGATGCCCGGAAAGCTTCCCTAACCTGAGCAGCCCCGTAATCTTTGCCGTAGCTCCAGAACAATTTGTCTCCCCAAGCCCAGGTGCCAATGCCCAGGGGAGAAACTTTGGGGCCATTGGGTCCAAGTGCGATCGTGTCCACAACCATAAGTGAAACAAGCTAACTTTACAGATTTTAATATCTTCAATTTTAACGTCAGGCAGAGAGACGCAAAGCTTTATTCTGGTATGGCAGTCCCCAATCAGTTGTGAACGAGGCTTAAGCATTGAGCGGTCAGCAGTTGCGATCAACTTTTTGTTGATAGATCTGCTGCTATTTATGTTATGGCGTCCTAAATCCTTGAAAAGCCTTGCTAATGGCGATTCTGCCCTACCACCTACCACCTGCAACCTGCCACCTGCTATAAATTGTAGATTGCAGGTTGCAGGTGGCAGAAGCCCTTTCAGATAGGCCTTTCAGAAAATCATTTACCCTAGACGTAACGTTATGGAAACGAGTCACTTTTCTGATTCTCCCGTCGAACCAACCGCCGTCCTACCACGCATTAATCTTTTCACAATGCTGCGGTTGGGACTGTTTCAGTTGGGGCTGGGGATGATGTCAGTTCTCTTGTTTGGGCTGCTGAACCGGGTTTTGATCAAGGAACTGGGGGTGCCTGCCACGATCGCCAGTGTCGTGCTGGCAATTACCCTCCTGGTGTCACCGGCACGGGTCTGGTTTGGGCAATTGTCAGATACCCGACCGTTATGGAAACTGCATCGTACCGGATATGTTCTGGTTGGCGTTGTGGCTTTAGCCGTGCTTGCATTCCTCGCTGTCCAGGTTATGTGGCAGGTGGGCATCAGTTTGCAAACGAATGGCTGGAACTCATTGACCTACGCCTGGACTGCCTTACTCGCAACCACGTTTGGGCTGTATGGAATTGCGGTCAGTGCTTGTTCAACTCCTTTTGCGACACTGCTGGTTGATGTTACCGAAGAGGAAGACCGCTCCAAAATCGTTGGGGTGGACTGGGCAATGCTAATTGGCGGAACTATCATTGGCGGCATCACGATCGGGGTGATGCTAAAAAGGTTGGGAACTGACCCCTCCCTAGACCTATTACGGAGCAGTATCAATCAATTGTTTTTGATTTTGCCTGCGATCGTCGTTGTGCTGGCATTGGCTGCAACCTGGGGCGTCGAGAAAAAATATTCTCGCTATGCTCGCCGATCGCGCTTTGCTGACCTGAGTGAACGAATCACCCTGAGACGGGCATGGAACATTCTCACCGCCAGTCGGCAGACCCGTTTTTTCTTTACCTTTCTGCTGGCAATGACCCTGGGACTGTTTCTTCAAGACGCGGTTCTCGAACCTTACGGCGGTCAGGTATTTAAGATGCCCGCTGGCGCAACCGCCACCCTAAACGCCTTTTGGGGAACGGGCACCTTGATTGGGATTATTGGCGCAGGGTTTGCCCTGGCTCCCCGCATTGGCAAACGCCAGACTGCCAGGATTGGCTGCCAGGGAGTGGTCCTCTCACTGATTTTGGTGATTGCTGCTGGTTTCACCCAAAATCCCCAATTTCTTCAACTGACCCTGCTAATTTTTGGATTGGCGGCAGGTATCACCACCACTGGGGCAATTACCCTGATGATGGATTTGACCGCTGCCGAAACCGCAGGCACCTTTATTGGGGCGTGGGGCTTAGCCCAGGCGATTTCCCGTGGTTTGGCAACCATCATCGGCGGAACAACCCTGGATCTGGG from Kovacikia minuta CCNUW1 carries:
- a CDS encoding Uma2 family endonuclease, translating into MNQTTATPELMTMEEYLAYDDGTDTHYELVDGVLVEMPPESPENCDIARLLLSSWVESNVGWVSGSVTHAGAGFRASTQPTQVLYLISPTYLVELLKIFPFDFLTYKDLEIEVSGRRAKCRLPDLVVHTEESKAALRGSTRNTLTRDMPPPAIVIEVVSPGATNRARDYRHKRTEYAARGIAEYWIVDPETRQITVCQWVDGQYEDRVFTGTNRLQSDAIPTWELTVDQIFSLQR
- a CDS encoding FAD-binding domain-containing protein, which codes for MNCTIVWFRRDLRIADHAPLYRAALRGSVIPVFVFDRALLHHPETAVSRVAFMLECLRSLDQDLRDRGGRLILRSGDPVDVLPALIQETQAEGIYAHIDFERIYGRVRDARLNQKLAEQNLKIRWFEPSATTPELIPYPQYRDLWYADMGADPVPVPGRVQVPSEVISEPLPTLAELGLNSDNKPIPPGGTQAARQLLQEFLMEKSDRYYWQLSYPSAEATTGLSPHIKFGAISIRECFQTARRLERSPDQRIQRSCKQLISRLRWGNGFAQRFRYLPQLELRSLYSVFDTEGWGFDETLYQAWQQGQTGFPIVDAAARCLQATGGWKELNFRSRALYASFLSNLLGMDWRFGALHFMRHLIDGDCPIDHYQWAMQAGVTHCVDKTWTRIYNPEQSAVDRCDPEGAFIKRWIPELKNLPPECLGSPPPINGYPAPILNYKKARRQRVQQLEQQRQRFLNQENIVPFLSRLPENLLPFGSDLISSEVGWAQTPDLSLFPSPLDLDSLDLEQAKALRTWFVAHVDIPPRKTSRRKPKSVSEDIQLSLL
- a CDS encoding response regulator transcription factor, whose product is MSTVLIVDDSPTVRELLSEQLKRSGFSVVEAVDGEEAIEKIKANVPDLVVTDIVMPRKNGYELCRWIKNDAQAKHVPVVMCTSKSEEFDVYWGMKQGADAYITKPYHPPDLLDAVKRLLRDAKKG
- a CDS encoding aldo/keto reductase produces the protein MVVDTIALGPNGPKVSPLGIGTWAWGDKLFWSYGKDYGAAQVREAFRASVDAGINFFDTAEIYGPGESERLLGQFMKEIDRPVQIATKYFPYPWRFSAQAVSDALTDSLNRLQVNKVALYQVHWPLDFLIGRQTLMNALADEVEKGRIETVGVSNYSAEQMRQAHKFLAARGIPLAVNQVRYSLLTRQIETKGILDAARELGVTLLAYSPLAQGLLTGKYTADSTPSLQGARRIDPRFSARGLQKIAPVINALRQIGDKYQRTPAQVALNWLIAQGSVIPIPGAKTADQAKQNAGALGWNLTQAEVEHLEQVSRNWK
- a CDS encoding BCD family MFS transporter, with product METSHFSDSPVEPTAVLPRINLFTMLRLGLFQLGLGMMSVLLFGLLNRVLIKELGVPATIASVVLAITLLVSPARVWFGQLSDTRPLWKLHRTGYVLVGVVALAVLAFLAVQVMWQVGISLQTNGWNSLTYAWTALLATTFGLYGIAVSACSTPFATLLVDVTEEEDRSKIVGVDWAMLIGGTIIGGITIGVMLKRLGTDPSLDLLRSSINQLFLILPAIVVVLALAATWGVEKKYSRYARRSRFADLSERITLRRAWNILTASRQTRFFFTFLLAMTLGLFLQDAVLEPYGGQVFKMPAGATATLNAFWGTGTLIGIIGAGFALAPRIGKRQTARIGCQGVVLSLILVIAAGFTQNPQFLQLTLLIFGLAAGITTTGAITLMMDLTAAETAGTFIGAWGLAQAISRGLATIIGGTTLDLGKRLTSELVIAYGLVFALQAICMMVAISLLTRVNVQEFQTTAKEAIASVIAGDRD